From Larus michahellis chromosome 8, bLarMic1.1, whole genome shotgun sequence, one genomic window encodes:
- the AQP8 gene encoding aquaporin-8, giving the protein MSLHLRFLKSSSPQHLLDRARGTDCDQESACSAPAPLMAADERGHFPAKETMVDIDIKAKPLQPHWYERYVQPCVAELLGSALFIFIGCLSVVEDTEGTGRLQPALAHGLALGLTIAILGDISGGHFNPAVSLCVWLVGGLNITMLIPYWLSQLCGGMIGAGLAKAVAATERYVNASGGAFSSIMADEQIPSVLVGEIVMTAFLVLAVCMGAVNGKTKTPLAPFCIGFTVTVNILAGGGVSGACMNPARAFGPALVANYWDYHWVYWVGPTVAALLVGLLVRLLLGDWTIRLLLK; this is encoded by the exons ATGAGCCTCCACCTCCGGTTTCTCAAGTCCTCCAGTCCGCAGCATCTCCTCGATCGTGCTCGTGGCACTGACTGTGACCAGGAatctgcctgctctgctcctgccccgCTCATGGCCGCTGACGAGCGTGGTCACTTCCCAGCAAAGGAGACGATGGTGGACATCGACATCAAGGCCAAGCCCTTGCAGCCTCACTGGTACGAGCGCTACGTCCAGCCCTGCGTGGCGGAGCTGCTGGGCAGCGCGCTCTTCATCTTCATCGGCTGCCTCTCCGTGGTCGAGGACACGGAGGGCACGGGGAGGCTGCAGCCCGCCCTGGCACACgggctggccctggggctcaCCATCGCCATCCTGGGGGACATCAG CGGAGGCCACTTCAACCCTGCCGTGTCCTTGTGCGTGTGGCTGGTCGGTGGGCTGAACATCACGATGCTCATTCCTTACTGGCTCTCCCAGCTCTGCGGAGGGATGATAGGAGCCGGTCTGGCAAAG GCCGTGGCGGCGACTGAGCGGTACGTGAATGCCAGCGGAGGAGCCTTCAGCAGCATCATGGCCGACGAGCAGATCCCCTCCGTCCTCGTGGGCGAGATCGTCATGACCGCCTTCCTGGTCCTCGCGGTCTGCATGGGCGCCGTCAATGGGAAGACCAAGACCCCGCTGGCACCTTTCTGCATTGGCTTCACGGTCACGGTCAACATCCTGGCGGG AGGTGGCGTGTCCGGAGCCTGCATGAATCCTGCCAGAGCCTTCGGGCCAGCTCTGGTAGCAAACTACTGGGACTATCACTGGGTTTACTGGGTAGGGCCCACGGTTGCTGCCCTCCTTGTCGGTTTGCTGGTGAG GCTCCTCCTCGGCGACTGGACCATCCGCCTGCTCCTGAAGTGA